The region GCCGCCTGTTTCTTCGGGAACCAGCCGTTGATCATCTTGTTGGCGGAAGAGCTGATCGGCCCTTCGGCCATGCCGAACAGAATGCGCAGGATCAGCATGGAATAGAAACCGGTGGCGAACGCCGTCATGCCGCAGAAGATTGACCATAAGGCCACGGCGGTGCCGAGCACCAGCGTCGGGCCGTACTTGTCGACCGCCAGCCCGCCGATAAAGTTGAAGATGGCGTAGCCGAAGAAGAAGCTGCCGAAGATGAGGCCGAACTGCTCGGCGTTCAGCATCAGATCTTTTTCGATCATCGGCACGGTAATCGACAGTGCGACGCGGTCGAGGTAGTTGATCATAAAGACCATGAACAGCAGGAATACTATGGTCCAACGCAGGTTTTTAAACATAAAAGCACTCCATATATTTCTGGTTTTGATGCTTTATTTTCTGCAAGGGCAGCCAGGCCGCCCTATGCCCCGGTGTTAACAAAACTAACTGAATTGCAGTAACACCTTGCAGCAGGTGCGCTGGTCTTTTTCGAACATCAGCATTGCCTGTTCCACTTCGCTGGCGGCTACGCAATGGGTGATTAACCGCTGCGGGTCGATTTTTCCGCCGGCCATCCAGTCGATAACCTGCGGGAAGCGGGCGCTGTTGAGGCGCGAGGAGAAAATCGACAGCTCCTTGCTGGTGATGCTTTGCTGGGTGACGGTGCAGGCATCGCCGGAGAAACCCATGATGCCGATGCGCGCCGCCGGTGAGGCAAGGTTAATGGCTTCCTGCAAAATGGCCGGGTGGCAGGCGGCGTCGACGATCAGCGTCGGGCGGATGCCGCGTCGTTCCAGCTCGGCCGGCAGCGACGCCTCGGCGTTATCGAACGTCCAGTCGGCACCGTTTTCTTGCGCCATGGCCAGCCGTTCAGCGATGCGGTCGGTGACAATCACCTGCTTCACGCCGTAGACCCCTTTCAGCGTTTGGATCACCGTCAGCCCCATCGGCCCGGCGCCGTAGATCAGCGCGATATCATCGGCCCTTGGCTGCAGATGGGCGGTGATGTTGGCGGCAATGGTGAAAGGTTCGACCATCGCGGCGTGGCGATCGCTGATGCTTTCAGGAATGCGGTAAGCGTTGCGCGCCGGGGCGCAGGCATAGTCGCTGAAGCCGCCGTCGCGGTGCACGCCGATCACCTGCAGCTCGGTGCAGACGTTGGGGCGCCCGATGGAACAAGGATAACAATGGCCGCAGCTCACCACCGGATCCACCGAAACGCGTTCGCCGATACGTTGCGGGTCGACGTCGCTGCCCACCTGGTCAATCACGCCGAAAAACTCATGGCCGATCACGCGCGGGTAGCGGGCGAACGGGTTATGCCCATGATAAATGTGCACGTCTGAGCCGCAGATGCCGGCAAACTTCACCTTGACCCGCACTTCGCCGGCGGCCGGCTGCGGCAGCGGGCGCTGCTGGATAACCAGCCGGCCAGGTTGTTCAATCACCACGCTTTGCATTGCGCGTTCTCCCGTTACCAGTTCCATAAGGTGCCGTCCTCCAGGCGCGCGACCGGCAGATAGGCCGGCTCGTACGGATAGCGTGCGGCCAGTTTTTCGTCGAACTCAATGCCCAGCCCCGGTTTGTTGCCCGGGTGCATGTAGCCATCGTTGAAGGTCCAGCTGTGCGGGAACACCTCGAGCATTTGCTCGGAGTAACCCATATATTCCTGCACGCCAAAGTTCGGCACCCACAGATCAAAGTGCAGCGCCGCCGCCATGCAGATAGGCGACAGGTCGGAAGGGCCATGCGAACCGGTACGCACCTGATACAGCGAGGCGAAATCGGCGATGCGGCGCATGCCGGTGATACCGCCTGCGTGGGTGAGGGTGGTGCGGATATAGTCGATCAGCTGTTCTTCGATCAGCTGTTTGCAGTCCCAGATGCTGTTGAAGACTTCGCCGACGGCGATAGGCGTAACGGTATGCTGGCGGATCAGACGGAAACATTCCTGGTTCTCCGCCGGGGTCGGATCTTCCATCCAGAACAACCGGTACTGTTCAATGCTTTTGCCAAAGCGCGCGGCCTCGATCGGCGTCAATCTGTGGTGCATGTCGTGCAGCAGATGTTCGTCAAAACCGAACCTGTCGCGCACCGCCTCGAACAGTTTTGGGGTGAAATCGAGGTATTTCTCCGTGGACCACAGTTGCTCTTCCGGCCAGTTGCCTTTGGTGGCCGGCTCGTAGGCCAGCCCTTTGCCTTTGGCCATGCCGTAGGTGGTTTTCATGCCCGGCACGCCGCACTGGGCGCGGATGGCTTTAAAGCCCAGTTCTTTATGTTTGGCGTAGTCGTCGAGCACTTCGTCGATGGAATGGCCGGTGGTGTGGCAATAAACCATTACGCCGGTGCGCGATGCGCCGCCCAGCAGCTGATACAGCGGCATATTGGCGGCTTTGCCCTTGATGTCCCACAGCGCCATATCGACGGCGGAGATGGCGGACATGGTAACCGGGCCGCGCCGCCAGTAGGCGCCTTTATAGAAGAATTGCCAGATGTCTTCGATCTGGTGGGCATCGCGGCCGATCAACTGCGGGCAGACATGATCTTTCAGGTAGGAGGCGACCGGCAGTTCGCGGCCGTTGAGGGTGGCGTCGCCAATGCCGGTAATGCCGTCGTCGGTGGTGATCTTCAGCGTGACAAAATTCCTGCCTGGGCAAGTGACAAACACCTCTGCGTTAACAATTTTCATAACGTCTACATCCTGTTCCCACGGGTCATTAATAGGGGGAAAATACGTTATGAACTAACTACCATACAAGTATGATTTAAAGGATTTGCCGGGGAAGATCACATTTCATCGCGTAATGAGGCAAGAGAGGAGGGGGAACCGGCAAGGGGGGCGCAGCAGGCCGGCTGCGCCCAGGGATCAGAGAAAGGGCGGCCTTAGCCCAGCAGTTCGCAGTTTGGCGGCAGGCGGCATTCAATGGCGTTCGGCAGCAC is a window of Serratia plymuthica DNA encoding:
- the manD gene encoding D-mannonate dehydratase ManD, encoding MKIVNAEVFVTCPGRNFVTLKITTDDGITGIGDATLNGRELPVASYLKDHVCPQLIGRDAHQIEDIWQFFYKGAYWRRGPVTMSAISAVDMALWDIKGKAANMPLYQLLGGASRTGVMVYCHTTGHSIDEVLDDYAKHKELGFKAIRAQCGVPGMKTTYGMAKGKGLAYEPATKGNWPEEQLWSTEKYLDFTPKLFEAVRDRFGFDEHLLHDMHHRLTPIEAARFGKSIEQYRLFWMEDPTPAENQECFRLIRQHTVTPIAVGEVFNSIWDCKQLIEEQLIDYIRTTLTHAGGITGMRRIADFASLYQVRTGSHGPSDLSPICMAAALHFDLWVPNFGVQEYMGYSEQMLEVFPHSWTFNDGYMHPGNKPGLGIEFDEKLAARYPYEPAYLPVARLEDGTLWNW
- a CDS encoding Zn-dependent oxidoreductase; translated protein: MQSVVIEQPGRLVIQQRPLPQPAAGEVRVKVKFAGICGSDVHIYHGHNPFARYPRVIGHEFFGVIDQVGSDVDPQRIGERVSVDPVVSCGHCYPCSIGRPNVCTELQVIGVHRDGGFSDYACAPARNAYRIPESISDRHAAMVEPFTIAANITAHLQPRADDIALIYGAGPMGLTVIQTLKGVYGVKQVIVTDRIAERLAMAQENGADWTFDNAEASLPAELERRGIRPTLIVDAACHPAILQEAINLASPAARIGIMGFSGDACTVTQQSITSKELSIFSSRLNSARFPQVIDWMAGGKIDPQRLITHCVAASEVEQAMLMFEKDQRTCCKVLLQFS